The genomic interval AGTATTCTGGAAAGAAGTCCATGAAGTTCCTTCACTGGCCTTCGATCACGATGCTATTTTTGACGCTGCATTGGCGCGGTTAAAGGAGGATTTTACCCACCAAAAAATTGGCTTGGAGCTTTTGCCAGAGAAGTTTACGCTATCCCAATTCCAAGCATTGCACGAAATAATTCTGGAGAAGAAACTCGACAAGCGAAACTTCAGAAAAAAGGTTCTTAAAGAGAAGTGGGTTGTTCCTCTTGAAGAGAAACAACAAGGCGTTCTACACAAGCCAGCGCAGCTCTTTGCACTCAATCAGGAAGAACTGGTCGAGGAAGGATAAACGTCTAAGTGTATTAAATACACTTTACGTCTTTTTTGTACATTTGAAATCATTACGGATAAACATGGGTCTATTATGAGGAAGTTCTACACGGGCGTCTTGACGCTCTTTCTCGGGCTCTGTCTCGGATTTACCGTCAACGGACAGAGCATTTCAGGAACCGTAATCGATGAAACCAATTTGCCACTACCGCAGGTCTCGGTTTTGGTTAAGGGTACATCGAACGGTACTGCGACAGATTTTGACGGTCGGTACACCATTTCCGGGCTTGAACCCGGTGAGGTGACCCTCGAATTCTCGTTTATTGGATATGCCACTGCAACGAGAACAGTAACAGTAAAAGCAGGTGAGAATACCGTGGTCGATTTGACCATGGACCCTGAAGCCACGGATCTCGATGAGGTTGTAGTGGTTGGGTACGGTGTTCAGCGAAAACGAGAGCTTACTAGCTCGGTAGTCAAACTTGGTTCGCAAGAACTGAACGACATGCCAACACCTTCTTTTGAAACTGCAATCCAAGGAAAAGCTCCTGGGGTCCAAGTCATCACCGGTTCCGGTTTGGCAGGGTCAGGATCACTTGTGCGAATTCGCGGAGTTGCTTCAATCTCTGCAGGTGGTGACCCACTTTATGTAGTCGATGGAATCCCCATCACCCAGGATTACTTTATCAAAGGGAATTCGGGAGCGATGAACAACAATCCACTCGCTACGCTGAATCCCAACGATATTGAGTCTGTTGAGATCCTCAAGGACGCGGCAGCGACTGGTATCTATGGATCTCGTGGTTCGAACGGGGTTATTCTGATTACAACCAAGCGTGGTAAAAAGAGCGGTTTGCACTTTAGCTACAGTGCGCGCTTAGGAACTTCGAATCCAACGGCCTTGCCTGAGATGTTAAATAAGGAAGAGTACCTTCAAATGTATGAAGAGGCTTGGGTCAATGATGGAAACATCGGAACACCTGTACTTCCTGGCGGTGTAAGCTGGGAGGAAGCTCAGGCGTTTGAAGGAACCGATTGGGTGGACCAAACCGTTGCCACAGGCTTCAAGCAGAATCATGACTTCTCAGTCTCCAAGGGAGCAGAGAAATACAATTTTTACGCGGGACTCTCATACAATGATAATGAGAGCTTCCTCGTCGGTAACCGTTTCCGCAGATTGAGCTTGCGTTTGAATGGTGACGTGAACCTGACCGATGACCTACTCTTGAGCATTTCTACCAGCTTTGCCCAAGGAGTTAATGACCGGGTGGATGCCGCTTGGTCTGGAGGTCTTGGTGCAGCAATGTCCACTGCTTTGCCTATCTATCCCATCTACGATGCTGAGGGTGATTATTTCATCGGAGGAACCAATCCGGTTCGCGTTCAGGATTTGAAGCAGTGGAGAAATACAGAGAACCGAACCATTAACAACGCAGCTCTGACGTACCGTGCTTCTGAAAAGTTGACGTTCCGAGGTTCCGCCTCTTTGGACTACATGAAGATCAACGAAGATATCTATGAGCCTCAGGAATTGATCAACAGCGACCATGCTGGGGTTTCAAAGAGAATCCCAACAGAGGTCATTAACTACAATGGGTCATTAACTGCTCAATACAACCTGAGTCAAAATACCTTGCACAACTGGGACTTCTTAGTTGGAACAGAGGCACAGCGCTCTTATAGCCGCTCCTCTTATGCGGAGGTGATTGACGCCACCGACCCCTTCTGGGAGGATAAGGCGATGCGCGATTCAGTAGACTTCATTTTCAACGATCCAGCGAACGAATTCACGTTTGTGAGTTTCTTTGGTCGCGTGAACTACAACTTGGCAGGCAAGTACTTTGCTCAAGTAAACTTCCGTGCTGATGGTTCGTCTAAGTTCGGCCCGAATAATCGTTTCGGTTATTTCCCAGCGATCTCTTTTGGTTGGATTATCACCGAGGAAGAGTGGTTGAGAGACAACAATACCTTGAGCTTTTTGAAGCTAAAAACAGGATATGGATTGACAGGAAACGCAGCGATTCCACCAAATCAATGGCGGGCGAATAATGTGAAAAATGTCAATGGATACAACGGATCTCCGTACTACTATCCAACCATTATCGAAAATCCTAACCTGCGCTGGGAAAGCTCGTACACTTTTGACGCGGCGATTGAGTTTGGATTGTTTGATGACCGAATCCATGGAGAGCTCGGTTATTACTACAAGGATACGCGCGATGTATTCCTGCAGGTGCAAGTTCCGCAAGCCAGTGGTTTTGCCAACTTGTGGGATAATGTTGGAGGTATCTACAACACCGGGGTTGAATTCAATGTGACCACGAGAAATACGGTTGGTGACTTCAAATGGACTACGGACTTCAATATTGCACGTAACTATAACGAGATTACCAGTATTGGAGGGTATAGCGAAGATGCGGTAAGTGGAGGTACGAATGATACGCGTACCGTTGTGGGACAGCCGGTTGGAACCAACTTCCTCGTTCGCTTCTCACACGTAGATAAGGAAACGGGAGCGCCGGTTTACCTTGACATCAATGGGAACGAAACCTATACATGGGATCCAGTCAACCGCGTGACAGTAGGAAACGTACTCCCTGATGCCGTCGGTGGGATTACCAATAGCTTCTCTTACAAGAACTGGGATTTGAGTGTCCTCTTCGTATTCACCATCGGAGGGAATATCTACGACTCTTCCAGTAAGCGTCAATTGTCCATGGTATCGGATTGGAACATGACGCGTCACGTATATGATCGTTGGACGCAACCCGGAGATGATGCGCGTTACCCACGCCTTACACTAGACCCTGCGAACCACGGTTCTACGACACCTTGGATCAACACCGACTTATGGTTGCACGACGCCAGCTACATGCGCTTGCGAAATGTGACGTTAGGATATTCCATCCCTACGGATAAAGTACGCCGCTGGGGGCTTCAGAGCATTCGTTTGAGTGCTTTGGCCACCAATATCTTGACCTTCACCAAATTCCCTGGTGTTGATCCGGAGATTGCCCGTGACTTTGAGAATCCAACGGACCGTAACATGAGCCCGAACATTACGTACTTGACACCTCCTCAGGAGAAGACGTTCATTTTCGGACTTGAAGTTCAATTTTAATACCTAAGATCATGAAAAGAATAGCACTTGTATTCAGTTCTCTTGCGTTGATCTTGGTATCAGCGTCATGTGAAAAGTTTTTGGACGTGAAGCCCGATGGTTCACTCACAACTGAGGAGGCCATCGTCAATACGGATTCACTTCAGATGTTCCTCAATGGAGCATATAGTTCGATTGGCGACTTTGCCAATGGAAACTTCCAAACCTTTAATGAATTGCTGAGCGATAATCTCGCGCGGCCGATCAGCAACCTCGATTACCGCGAGATCTACAGTTTCAATACACTTTTCTTCAATGGGACTATTGGAGGGACGTACGGGAACATGTATCGTGCAGCCATGCGGGCAAACTTCGTCATCGAGAATTTCGACTTGGCCACGGATTTGACGGAAGCGGATCGCACCAGAATGGAAGCTGAAGCTCGCTTTATCCGTGCCCTAGCTCATTTCGAGATCGTTCGATTGTTTGCTCAGCCATGGGGATATACACCGGACAATAGTCACGCGGGAATCATGATTCGCACTACCGTCGATTTTGAGATTGGGGCGCGAAACTCTGTTCGCGAAGTGTATGAAAACCTCATTATCCCGGATTTGATTTTCGCCAAAGAGAATCTTCCACAAAGCAACGGAAACTACGCTACCAGCTATGCTGCTCAAGCGGTACTGGCTAAGGTGTACTTTCAGCAAAACCGCCTTGGTGATGCGGCGGCAGAAGCTGCTCCAGTCATTCAAGCATTTCCATTCGACACCAGCGCCGCTGGGTTGGATCGATTCGTTTTTGGAGATACCAGTTCCGTTCAAAGTGAATTTATTTTCCGTGTTGTGAGTACCTCGATCAACAATACCGTGGATAACCGCGGAGGTGCGTTCACAGGAAACTACAGAAGTGATAATAACCCAAATCCGGAATTGAGAACGGATCGTACGTTCTTGAATCCTTATTCTGCCAACGCGGATGATAGAAGGGTGCTGCAGTTCTTCCAAATTCGGAATGATGGTGCGCCCAATGAGTTCGTGGCGGTGAGTAAGTTCGATCGCGACTTTGTCAGTGTTCCTCTGATTCATACGACCAGTATGAAACTTATGTATGCCGAGTGTATTGCGGGAACAGATCCAGCCGCTGCTGCAGGGCATGTCAATGACATACGTCGACGTGCATATGGGACCAATGCTTATGATATTCCATCCAGTTCATCACCTTCAGAAATTCGTGAGGCGATTGAATTTGAACGTCGTATTGAGCTTTTTGCTGAAGGAGAGCGCATTCAGTGGATTAAGCGTCGTGGTGCCTTAGGCGAACAGCGCGAAGTGCGCAATGCTCCATGGGATTGTGACGGAATGATTTTGCAGTTCCCTATTTCAGAGCAAACGGATCAATTTGAGTTGAACCCAACCGGAGGTTGCTAAAATATATAGAGATGAAAAGACAATTTTCCATAGCCGCCCTAGTTGCCCTTTTTATAGGGGTAGCATCGTGCCGGCCAGATATTCCATCAGACATTGGACCTAGCTATGACGCTACTTCCGGATTCTCCGGAAAATGGCGCCTAAGCCAAGTGGATATGGTGGATAAGCAAGAAGCCTTGCAAGAAACTCGTGATATTACTCCGTTCTATGCTTCGGACTTTGGAGCAGTTACCTTGAGCGGAGGAGAGGGAACCTATACAGTTGAAGAAGGAGCCGGTGATTTCTTTATAGGGACTCAAGGGACCTACTCATTTGATGATCCGAGTTTCCCGAGCAACATCATTTTCTACACGGACGCCGGTGATACTGTTACAGCGTCATTGTCTAGAATGGTACGCGAGATCGATAACGACATGGGCTTTAATGTCCCTCGCGAAAAATGTGATGCGCCAAGTGTTCAGTATAACTTTTCATTCACACGAGAATAAGATAGAGCTATGAAGAAGTTAGTATTTACAGCAGTAGTATTGTTCTCGGGATTGATGGCTTTTGGTCAAGTAACAAGTGACCCACCCGAGTTCACACCAGACCAAGAAATCAAGATCATTGTGAACTTGAACGAGACCTCGAATGACTGGGGGATTATTGAAATCGCCGCGGGAGGCGAGGATATGTATATCTGGACTTGGAAACCCTATGAATGGGGAGCCAATGATTCTTTGGCCAATGGGCTTGGCTCTCAGGCGTGGAAGAATTCAAATCCAGCGCTGAAGATGACCAAGGAAGCCGAGGGCATTTACAGCTACACCATGACTCCGACGGAGTTTTATGCCGTGGACGCTTCGACCGTATATGACGAAGACATCCATTTCCTAGTGAAGCCCCTCGATGGTGGAGGATATGGAGATCCAGATCGTAAGACAGAAGATTTGATGTTGGCGGTAGATCCGGCCATTACGGTGAAGAATCCTGGTTTTGCCTTTCCTTTGAATCCGGCGAGTGATGACGTAATCCAAATCATTTACGAGTACGCTCGTGAGGATACAAGCGATAGCCGTATGACGCGTCGCGATCCATCCAATTGTTCCTCTTCTCCATTGGGGTCTGATGAGGTTTGGATGTTCGCAGAGGCCACAACAACGGACAGCGCTAAGTATGAGATTAGTTCGTTTTTCACCACCACTCAAAATCCAGATCTCTTGATGGATTATGAAGGTGATGGGGTGTATAAGCGATATCTCATTCCAGATGAATTCTTTGCAGATGTGGTTCCCGCTGAGAAAGAAATCATGTCGGTACGATTCGTACCCATGACGGATTACTTTATTGTCAATCCGGCTGGAGCGGGATGTTCCATCTCAGAAAACCGGACAGCAACTGATATCGTCATCCAGTTGGCTTGCCCCTAACCAAACCTAGGTCCAATCAACTGAATAAAGCCATCGCCAACGCGGTGGCTTTTTTTATACGGCTGAAGGCAGTTGTGTGAGTAGGTGTTCGAGCTGCCCTTGATCGATGTCCAAGTGCATTACGATTCTTAGTTTTCCCTCACCCATGGAAACGATTTTAATGCCTTGAGCATCCAGTTTTTGAATCACAGCCTCGGGATCGATTCCGTCCGCTACGTAAAAGATCACAATATTGGTTTCAATGGGTTCTAGAGACCGTACCCAAGAACACGATTCCAAGCAGGATTTCACAGCCTGAGCCTTGGCATGGTCGTCGGCAAGGCGATCAATGTGATGGTTTAGGGCGTACTGCCCAGCGGCAGCCAAGATTCCCGCTTGACGCATACCGCCACCCATGCTTTTGCGCAAACGGTAGGCGCGATCAATATGTACTTTCTTGCCTAGCAGAACGGAGCCCACGGGGCAGCCAAGTCCTTTGCTCAGGCATACGGAAATGGTGTCAAAAAGGGCACCATAGGCTTTCGGGTCATCACCTTTTGCGACGAGCGCGTTCCATAGTCGGGCACCATCCAGATGGTAGGCCAAACCATACTCTTCGGCTTTGGCCCCGAGGGCCAGCAGAGTATCCCATTCGTAGCACGCACCACCACCTTTGTTCATGGTGTTTTCCACGGCCAAAAGACGCGAATAAGGCGCGTGCGGGTCCTGTGGATTGCGAACCAAGACATCCACGTCCGAA from Cryomorphaceae bacterium carries:
- a CDS encoding TonB-dependent receptor, encoding MRKFYTGVLTLFLGLCLGFTVNGQSISGTVIDETNLPLPQVSVLVKGTSNGTATDFDGRYTISGLEPGEVTLEFSFIGYATATRTVTVKAGENTVVDLTMDPEATDLDEVVVVGYGVQRKRELTSSVVKLGSQELNDMPTPSFETAIQGKAPGVQVITGSGLAGSGSLVRIRGVASISAGGDPLYVVDGIPITQDYFIKGNSGAMNNNPLATLNPNDIESVEILKDAAATGIYGSRGSNGVILITTKRGKKSGLHFSYSARLGTSNPTALPEMLNKEEYLQMYEEAWVNDGNIGTPVLPGGVSWEEAQAFEGTDWVDQTVATGFKQNHDFSVSKGAEKYNFYAGLSYNDNESFLVGNRFRRLSLRLNGDVNLTDDLLLSISTSFAQGVNDRVDAAWSGGLGAAMSTALPIYPIYDAEGDYFIGGTNPVRVQDLKQWRNTENRTINNAALTYRASEKLTFRGSASLDYMKINEDIYEPQELINSDHAGVSKRIPTEVINYNGSLTAQYNLSQNTLHNWDFLVGTEAQRSYSRSSYAEVIDATDPFWEDKAMRDSVDFIFNDPANEFTFVSFFGRVNYNLAGKYFAQVNFRADGSSKFGPNNRFGYFPAISFGWIITEEEWLRDNNTLSFLKLKTGYGLTGNAAIPPNQWRANNVKNVNGYNGSPYYYPTIIENPNLRWESSYTFDAAIEFGLFDDRIHGELGYYYKDTRDVFLQVQVPQASGFANLWDNVGGIYNTGVEFNVTTRNTVGDFKWTTDFNIARNYNEITSIGGYSEDAVSGGTNDTRTVVGQPVGTNFLVRFSHVDKETGAPVYLDINGNETYTWDPVNRVTVGNVLPDAVGGITNSFSYKNWDLSVLFVFTIGGNIYDSSSKRQLSMVSDWNMTRHVYDRWTQPGDDARYPRLTLDPANHGSTTPWINTDLWLHDASYMRLRNVTLGYSIPTDKVRRWGLQSIRLSALATNILTFTKFPGVDPEIARDFENPTDRNMSPNITYLTPPQEKTFIFGLEVQF
- a CDS encoding RagB/SusD family nutrient uptake outer membrane protein — protein: MKRIALVFSSLALILVSASCEKFLDVKPDGSLTTEEAIVNTDSLQMFLNGAYSSIGDFANGNFQTFNELLSDNLARPISNLDYREIYSFNTLFFNGTIGGTYGNMYRAAMRANFVIENFDLATDLTEADRTRMEAEARFIRALAHFEIVRLFAQPWGYTPDNSHAGIMIRTTVDFEIGARNSVREVYENLIIPDLIFAKENLPQSNGNYATSYAAQAVLAKVYFQQNRLGDAAAEAAPVIQAFPFDTSAAGLDRFVFGDTSSVQSEFIFRVVSTSINNTVDNRGGAFTGNYRSDNNPNPELRTDRTFLNPYSANADDRRVLQFFQIRNDGAPNEFVAVSKFDRDFVSVPLIHTTSMKLMYAECIAGTDPAAAAGHVNDIRRRAYGTNAYDIPSSSSPSEIREAIEFERRIELFAEGERIQWIKRRGALGEQREVRNAPWDCDGMILQFPISEQTDQFELNPTGGC
- a CDS encoding DUF5004 domain-containing protein; translation: MKRQFSIAALVALFIGVASCRPDIPSDIGPSYDATSGFSGKWRLSQVDMVDKQEALQETRDITPFYASDFGAVTLSGGEGTYTVEEGAGDFFIGTQGTYSFDDPSFPSNIIFYTDAGDTVTASLSRMVREIDNDMGFNVPREKCDAPSVQYNFSFTRE
- a CDS encoding DegT/DnrJ/EryC1/StrS family aminotransferase: MIIDLRSDTVTRPTPGMMDAMMSAPVGDDVFGEDPSINALEEEVAHYFGAEAALFCPSGTMTNQIAIRVHTRPGDEVICHGYSHIYNYEGGGIALNSGASVNLARGPRGLMTPSDVDVLVRNPQDPHAPYSRLLAVENTMNKGGGACYEWDTLLALGAKAEEYGLAYHLDGARLWNALVAKGDDPKAYGALFDTISVCLSKGLGCPVGSVLLGKKVHIDRAYRLRKSMGGGMRQAGILAAAGQYALNHHIDRLADDHAKAQAVKSCLESCSWVRSLEPIETNIVIFYVADGIDPEAVIQKLDAQGIKIVSMGEGKLRIVMHLDIDQGQLEHLLTQLPSAV